Sequence from the Primulina huaijiensis isolate GDHJ02 chromosome 16, ASM1229523v2, whole genome shotgun sequence genome:
ACGTTTACGGGATTATAAGATAACAAAGAGTCCTCTATAGATCATGTAGATCTTCAAAATTTCATTAGCTGAATCTTGTTGGATGGTGTTTCCTCCTGCAGATTTGATATACAAGTTTATGGGCATATCATTTAATTATCTTagaattattgaatttaaaatttaaggtTATTTATCTTTCTGTGAAGACCGAAAGAATATCTCTAAAATACTGTAAGACTTAAAAACATACGACttggaatttttttattcttatcaTCTAAAAGTAGGAAAAATATTTCAGTTCAGGCTGTCTATTTTAAGTTCTGTTAACTTTGAGTGCTTTTAGGCAATTTTCTGTGCAGAAGCTTTATTCATTATAACTCTGTTCATGGCTTCAtggcattgaaaatttttagAACCATGAATTCTGCCACTGCCTATGtgtacttaaattaaaatgctCTGAAAACAACCGTTCTCAACAATCAGctgtttttttctttattttagttTCTTTTTTTATCTCCAGTTTTCTTATATGTAAAAGTATGATTGGGTTGATTCTCTAATGTTATATTGCTTGGAACTTGTATCTTTTTGTGATGAATCCACATCTATTTATTTTCAATAGTTGGCCGTGTGATATTAAATTATCAGTCAACTAATGAAGCTTGGTTGATGACAGTATTTTAAGATGGATTCTGGAAATTATGATAGCTTTGGAGGCATTGATCACGTCGAATACTGCTTCCAGGTATCTTTAGAGATCTCCACCCTCATACATCAATATTCAAAAGCTCGTTTTTCCCTCAATTTGTACTTCCTTCTACTCTATTTTGTAATCTGGATGTTTCTTGTAGCAATATTCCTCAGCAGACACATGCTTGAGTGCATTTAAAGCTCCCCTTGACCCAAGCACCTCTCTTGGTGGTTTTTCAGGAAGTAACTATTCAGAGGTAAAGTGTGCTGCTTTGGTTAGTTGATTACGCAAATTGTAAAGAATGTATAAAGTACAAAACTAATTTTAAACAGGCTTCTGCATTCATTATGACCTATCCTGTGAACAATGCCATCGACAAAGAAGGGAATGATACCAAAAGAGCTGTGGCATGGGAGAAAGCTTTCATTCAGCTAGCGAAGGTTCATAATTCTTCTCATTCTCTGTTACTGTCTTAGTTGCCCATTGCTTATTAATGAATATTGCTGTTAGTATGAGTTATTCTTATCTTTCACTGTGAGCCAATTCATCGATTTTGTCTTTGCCAATTAAGCCATGTATTGTTTAATTTAACGATACTTAATTCTTTATAAAAATACTTAattctttataaaaattatttgggCACCTCTAAGAACAAATCCCCTTCCCTTGATATAAGTTTGCATATTAGCCCTTGGTCCATATGTACCTATTTTAAATTTCACTTCGTTCCGAGCACCATTAATTAGTTTTCTTTATGCAGGAGGAGCTCCTACCACTGGTTCAGTCTAGGAATTTGACACTTGCATTTTCATCAGAAAGCTCTGTTGAAGAAGAATTAAAAAGAGAAAGCACTGCAGATGCTATTACTATCTTGGTACAGATGAATCTTTTCCCCCTCCTATTGCACACTTCCCTGCATAACGTTTAATAAACTAGTCCTTGCCGAAGGaatgtaaaataaatatgcCCACTTTTACTTTTAGACTTTTCAGACTGCAAAttgtttaatataatattaaatctgGCATAATaaagataataatattatattttattgttttctgTTTCAGATCAGCTATCTTGTAATGTTTGCGTACATATCTCTGACACTTGGTGATACTCGTCGTTTCTCTTCCTTTTATATTTCCTCCAAGGTACGGTTTACAGAGAAACTTGTGCGCACCATGTACGAAAATCTATGTTACCGAGTTACATCTTGACATTGGCTAATATATCTGCTATCTTCCAGTTTGTGTTTCCTTTGCATTAACATGGTCTTGCCTTCATAACTCTTCTAGTCATTGCAGAAGAATGAAGTTTAATATTCCTGTATGTTTGTATTAGAGTAAAAATGCTTTACTTTGGAAATGAGTAATCATTGAAATTTTAGCTATTTGTTCCGTTTCGAAACATTGATGAAAGCTATTTGAATAATCCTTTTGCTTGCAATAAAGGATGGTGGGTGGAATTATTCTATATCATTTAGTGAAGTATATTTTACATACTCGTGGCTCGACAAAATTTATTCCAATTTGCTCGGTGACATTACTTAATGTTGTAGATACTAATCTTAATCTACCACCCCATTCTGATCTCCAAACATCAACCTGACTTatcattttttcttctcttGTATGATGTTGCAGGTATTGCTTGGCCTTTCAGGAGTTTTGCTTGTCATGCTCTCAGTTCTTGGATCAGTTGGTTTTTTCAGTGCAATTGGTGTGAAATCAACACTTATAATAATGGAAGTCATTCCTTTCCTTGTTTTAGCAGTAAGCCTTATTCTCATACAACCTTGAATCACTTAACTTCATGTGCTTCTATTTGCAGCGTTTCATGCTCATTAGTTTTTGGATATGATTGCTTGCTCACAGTAAGAATATGAAAGTATCACGTAGCGAGCATATTCAATATCTATCCCATGTTTTAGCTTTTGTTCGCATTACTTGAGTTTCGACACAGTTAGAATTTTTGCCATATCAAAGAGCAAGTTTTCTCCTATTGCTTCGATTGGGAGAGTCAAATGACAGTAACTCATACATGGTGGATATTTCCATCTCTAGAATCTGTGACTACCAGATCTTAAAGATGCACTGATATAAAGAGCAGGATTTTATGAAGCTGTAAAAAGAATATTGAGAAATCAAATGATGCTTTGCTGTAGAAGTTTTAACTCACCTAGCAGGTGGAAATGAAGTTAAGTGATAAAGTTTTTAATAAAAGAGACTGGTTTCTTCCCCTCTCTAAGAAGATATGGCCAAGTTTTTGACATGTTTATATGCATTTTTTGGTGAAAATTATCTACCTTTTTAATGCTTAAACAGATAACTTAGCTCTGCAGATAAACTAAATTTACCGAAGGTTATTTCTCATCAAGATTTTTGGTTATAGTATTTTTTTGATGACTGTTTAAGATCAGCTACTTTTCTAGGATAATGAGAAACTACAGTCAGTTTGAGGCAGCAGCTCGGGCGCTGGTTAGGACTATCTTGTGTGAAATCCTCCAAAGCTTGGCTTGCTAGACAAATGCTTAGAACTTCTAACTGAAATTCTCTAGGTGATTGAATTTTCACAAACAAAGAGCCATGAAAAACTGTTGTGTAACTCTCGATTTATTCAACTGTAGTCTGAACAGCTCGTCTAGCTTTTCCAACTTCACATTGTAAAATAAGTGTCAGCATGGATATATATGTAAGGCTGTCTGAAGAGCAGCTTATGTATACACTGTTATCCTTAATTGTCAAATATAAGCTAATGTATCCTTAATCGTTAGCAACAATAGCATTTCAGTTTCTTTCCcttaaaaatcatcaaatcatttcaaaacTTGGTGGCTTCATCGTTGTTTCTTGTTTTATCAGGTTGGGGTGGACAACATGTGCATATTGGTTCATGCAGTTAAACGCCAACAGTTTGAATTGCCCATAGAGGGACGAATTAGTAATGCACTTGTTGAAGTTGGGCCATCTATAACATTAGCTTCTCTCTCAGAGGTACTGGCATTTGCCGTCGGAAGTTTTATTCCAATGCCAGCTTGCCGTGTATTTTCCATGTTTGCAGGTTAGAACTCTAATAGGCCATAATAATGGTTTTACAGAAGTGGATGTAGTAATTATCAACCTATTCTAAACATAACGGCTTTTTTAATTTGTTCACGAACTTGATTCACAGCACTGGCTGTCCTCTTGGATTTCCTTTTGCAAGTTACTGCTTTTGTCGCCTTGATTGCTTTTGACTTTTTGAGAGCAGAGGACAACAGGATTGATTGTTTTCCTTGCTTTAAAGTatctaaatcaaattctgaCCAGGAAAAAGGTAATTTTTCTACTTCATTTCAGCTCCTTtcttattgatttttaatttgtCAACTAAGCACAAAAGTGTCTGAAAATGCAGGCATCCATCTGCAGAAGCCTGGTATGCTAGCTCGGTATATGAAGGTAATCGATggctgttttttttttggggtggGGGGTATATGAAGGTAATCGATggctgttttttttttggggtggGGGGAGGGGGTGTGGTAATTGGTATAGCAAGATGGGTTAtcttttttgacaaataatttgATTTGCAATTTTACGTGTTACAGCTTTAATAGATCTCCGGAAATCAGACTATCCTAGTATTTTTCTTCGACATTAACTTTGTATGAACCCAAAGGAGTATGTACAAATATTTGTCTACTTGTACAACCTAAAACCCAAGGTAAAAATATCAAAGGAGAGCCTCAGCAACTTAGCATTAGTGTCCACTAGACTGATGCTTCCTATAAACACAAACGTAGAATCAACTCTCACAGTTTCATCACCTGATAAAAGTTGACTTGGGCAGtttcaatttttataaaccatAAATTAACCTTTTAACAATAATTCTCGACCCATTTATCAGGTCTTCAAATCTTTGTTTAGACATGTAGTATTGTTGTAAAAAGATCTTTTCGCCTGCCTGATGAAAGCAGCACATTTTggtaatttatattttgttcATAAATTGCACTTAAATTAGGTAGCAGATTCAATCTATGCTCTCATTTTATTATGTTCAAGATGAAAAAGTTTGCAGCTAAAGTAGGTAGCAGATTTAATCCACGCACTCCTTTGATTATGTCCAAGATGAAAAAGATTTTACCTTGCATGGACacagttaattttttttcactttttaatACATTTGACGGAGATCTTGAAGTGTGCTTTAAGGTAATTGAAATTTGTCAATGTAATTTTCAGCCACGTTTTTAACGACTTTCTCTCATGGATTCTAGTGAGCAGGAGTATTCTCTGAAAATCTGGTTATTGGCATCATggaattgataaataattaattagtttttggttatttttaattgtcgaataatttgtgtttattttcttttctgacATCTTAACTACATATGTATCTTGTCTAGGAATATCATGCTCCCTTTCTGAATCTTTGGGGTGTAAAAGTAGTGGTTATTTGTGTCTTTGTTGCTTTTGCACTGGCAAGCATAGTAAGTCGACTTCTCTAATCTCTCTGCAGTTTTTAGGCTCTTTTTAGTAGCTATTTCATTTTGGCTGGGGGATGATTTTTCTATATTAACCCTTGAAGGCATTATGTACAAGAATCGAACCTGGTTTAGAACAGCAAATCGTTCTACCCCGAGACTCATATCTTCAGGTCTTAGAggctaaatatttttttccccaaaataatatgatttttttttcaatttattcaaACTCGATGATTATCTTCATTCTGTGCAGGGTTACTTCAATAATATTTCAGAACATCTAAGAATAGGACCACCACTCTATTTTGTTGTGAAAAACTACAATTTCAGGTGTTTTTGTCATCATAGTTTCTCTACGTCTCTAAATTGGTGTCTTTCCTGTGAATTCTATTTCTTCTAGCTCTCCATAATAAATGTGTTATTTTGAGAATATTATTTACACTATTTGTGTCTCCTCATGACTGAAGacaaaaaggaaagaaaacattaaaaaaGAAATGAATAAAATGGCCGatcgtttttgttttttgtttaatatgaaaaatgctGGAGAGGTTTTCTTGCTGACAGATATTATTCCTGTTGTTTGGAGAATGTGGATAATTTAGATATTTAATGTCTTTGGAGACAAAATATAAGATTCATATGGCTATGTTTTTGAAACTCTATACTGTCTAGTACATCGTAATGTTTATTTACTAATtatgctcttttttttttcaaagtacTAATTTTTTCAAGATGTTCTTGTTTGTTTAATTTACAGTTCAGGATCAAGTCAGACTAACCAGCTGTGTTCCATTAGCCATTGTGAATCTAATTCTCTTTTAAATGAGGTAAATCTACTGTCGTGCAGATAGAATGATTTAGCTTAGTTGCATTTACTCTTAATGCCTGTGATATTTTTCAAGATATTTTTTCCTGTTGTTTAGAACCTTAGGACGCCTAGATTGGCCCTTCCTAATTACTTATTATTTTACACCCTTTTCTTTGGTCTTAGCTTCTATCAGAATTTATCCTATGTTCATAAGTTGCTTTTATCGGTTGACTGTTGATAGTTGATCATATAACGCGGAATCAAATTTATCGGCCCTGTGATTTGTCCAATTGCATGAGAATCGCatcagaaaattatttttaaatgtgttTAGCTTGGGGTTGAAATTTTTGTGACTATAACATGTGTTTTTCTACCTCCCGTTCAGGCATGCCAAAATATTAACAGCAAATATTTCTTGTGAGAAGATTTATGTGGTTGAGCATTTTTCAGTGGTATTAGACACTGAAAAATGGACTTGATATCACTATATTTATTTATCGAAGATGGGATTTTAATGACCTGTTTAGTGGTTTTGCATTTTGCATGGTATGGGTAAACTGTCTTTGttggttttattttgttatgttAGTTCTTAGTATCTCTTATAACTTTGTTTGACCacattttcttatttatttaattgatatttctattattttttttttgatattttctaatTAGAGACTTCCTGAATTCTACAGATTGCTAGAGCATCTTTGGTACCCAAATCGAGTTATATAGCTAAACCTGCAGCTTCTTGGCTTGATGATTTTCTGGTTTGGCTATCTCCTGAAGCCTTTGGTTGCTGCCGGAAATTCACAAACGGGACCTTTTGCCCACCAAATGATCAGGTTTCTCATCTGACTGTTTTTATTGATGCTTTCTGGTCCGGGACAAATATTTTCACTTGTTATtccatatttaaatattttcatttcttCATAGAAATCGTggtaatatttttcttttgtctgttaaatatacaaaacattaattttGAAGGATTTGTAGCAATTCAATCATATTCATGACAATACATCTAACTAGTTTCCTGGAAGATAAGTAAATTTAGGATCTTGAACATATTGTGATTTATTATATCCGAATGCTAGAAATTGTGAAGAAAAACTGTACAAATAGGtttctttcattatgtacttcgtaatctatattttgaattttctgaCATATGATGGAACATTTCTTCCAGCCTCCATGCTGTTCGGCAAATGATGGTCCTTGTGGTCTAAGCCCTGTCTGCAAAGAATGCACTACGGTAATATAGTTCTTTCAATCATCAGGCTTATTTTTGCGTATAATTCTGCCTTGATAAACTACCTTAGATATGCTTCGGAAATTTCTGCAGTATTTTGGTTAGGAACAAAATTTTACTTCAGTATTCGATCTATTCATGCATCCCCCATCGGGTTGATAAATGATGTTGTGGAAGAGTggaaaatcaatttaaaaacgGCTAATGCTTTAGATTTAGTAAAAACTATCACTAATATTCAGATTCTTCAGTGTTTTAGGCACTCCGATTTACAAAATGATCGTCCATCTACATCACAATTTGGGGACAAGCTTCCGTGGTTCCTTAGTGCTTTACCTTCTGCTGATTGTGCCAAAGGCGGAAAAGGGGCTTATACAGGCAGTGTTCAGCTTAAAGGTGAATGTTATAgtagtaaatttttttgtttattagtGAATATGTTTACACCATATAATGATTTGCAGGCTCTTGGTGTTGGGTAACTGTGGACCCAATTAATTTGTGtggtatttctcttttatttGATGGAGGCAACCTAGGTTTCtcaattcaattttttctttgcacTCTTAACTTTTATTAGAGATTAAATTACTTATAGTTTGGGTTACAAGCTTAGTTATTGAACATTCATATATCCATTTTAAATTGTCTGTGCACCTCTACTATAAAAGGAAATAACCTGGactttctctttaattatttatctttttctaatttggttttgttgaatttaagATGGCCCATAACAGTTTTAGATTATAGCACAAGATATACCGTTTTCTACGGTCTTCATCAAATTGTTTTCATGCTTCATCAGGCTATGAAGATGGAATCATTCAAGCCTCAGCATTTCGTACGTATCACACTCCGCTTAATAAACAAGTGAGGcatatttgaaaaatttatGATGATGAATAATTGGAATTATGgccattttaaaacttgaatgGTTTTCAGGTTGATTATGTGAACTCAATGAGGGCGGCACGAGATTTTAGTTCGAGAATGTCAGATTCTCTAAAGGTAGTAATTGAGCATTTGAGCTATAAAACGTGTAGAGTTTTGTCATGTCTAGTTAGGAAATTTGTCCTCAAGCTGAATCGTTTGTAAATTGCGAATGCATTTTCAGGATCTGATCCCTTTTTTCTTGATGAAGCTCGAGTTTCTGACTTATGCCGtcctttattttcttttcttaattaAAGTTTGTATCAATGTCTGTTTACTCAGTATACTATTTACTCTTCGTGTTTTGATATTTTGGTTCTGATGAATTTATATTTAGTTTTCTTTTCCAACTGTATTTTGGCTGTTATGAAAGCATTTTCTTGGAAACTTGTGGATTCTTCCTTTTTATGAAATGCTGGTATCTGTAACTCTTGAAAGAGAAGATATATGCAGTTCAGTTACTCTTGTGATAGTGAATATtatatgccaaaaatattattattcttttgTGCTGCCGTGACCAATTTTTTGTCTGGTGGAATTTTGTCGGAGAAAGAGAGAGAGGGAGTAAAGAAGAGAGTTGTTTCATAAAAAGTGCATGCCATTCTGTTCTCACTATGCTGACTCTCAATTTTTGTCCATTGCAGATTGACATCTTCCCCTATGCAGTATTCTACATGTTCTTTGAGCAATACCTTAGCATATGGAAGACTGCATTAATCAATCTTGCCATAGCTAttggttagtttttttttttttttatttttatttacactTGATTCGAACTTTCCAATTATTTCCATGGTGATTACTGTTAGTGGTGCTATATACAATATGTGCATTGTTAGCTATGCCATTTTTTGTCCGTCTCTTGTGTGATTTCATTAATGTCCAACACATTATGACAGGCTAACCATGAAAGCACAACCCTTAGCATTCTGCAGCTAAACCATATCATATAACcaaataaagtaaaaataacTTCTTCCTTATAGCTATAATTTCCCAGCCTTGTTTTATCCACGGATAAAATGGTGAACCCAGGGTAGGGATCAACCTAGATCAATTCCCATGACTTACAATTCATTTGAGATAGTTTTGTTGCTCTTAAGATGAAGCAGTGATTACTGATGAAATAAACAGTCTTTTAATCAGGCATTCACGTACTTATTTGTTTTTTTCTGGTGCTTTCTCTCCACGTTAAACTTTTAGTTTCTACAATTTGTCAGGTGCGGTTTTTGTTGTTTGCCTAGTGATAACATGCAGGTCAGTATTTTTTACCGTTGATTATATCTCAACACAGttatttttgtttctaattTTCTATCTTGATCTTTTTCCTTGTTTAGTTTGTGGACATCAGCCATAATTATACTTGTTTTGGCAATGATCATTGTGGATATGatggtaaatttatttttcttttgtctATTGGTTGGAATTTTCATGTTTCCTTGAAATAAGAATTCTAAGTTTTAAACCCGTTTTCATCTGTGGAATGAAACTTTTCAGGGTGTAATGGCGATCCTGAATGTACAACTGAATGCTGTGTCAGTTGTGAATCTTGTAATGTCAGTGGGTATTGCTGTCGAATTCTGTGTGCATATAACACATGCTTTCTTGGTCAGATTCTCTTCTCACTTCCCTTGTAGATATAATTTTAGCatcaaatttattatattt
This genomic interval carries:
- the LOC140962155 gene encoding uncharacterized protein; this translates as MDSSHWMKWRVVSSFLFVVLFVLVSMVSAEMSGTRFLLDANATGGHSEEYCAMYDICGTRSDGKVLNCPFGSPSAKPDDLLSEKIQSLCPTITGNVCCTAAQFDTLRTQVQQAIPFLVGCPACLRNFLNLFCELTCSPYQSQFINVTSIAKVGKNSTVDGIDFYIADSFGQGLFDSCKEVKFGTMNTRAIDFIGAGARNFHEWYTFLGKKASPGALGSPYAINFLSSAPESSMMRPMNVSAYSCGDTSLGCSCGDCPSSAICLNSAPLSAPKKGSCSVRIGSLKAKCIEVAVAILYMVLVSLFLVWAFFHRKRKGNPMSRTKPLINAPNSGIVRRINSRKDENIPMQMLEDVPQITNGVQLSIVQGYMSKFYRRYGTWVARNPVLVLCSSVAIVLLLCLGLIRFQIETRPEKLWVGPGSRAAEEKQFFDSQLAPFYRIEQLIIATIPDSPHGKAPSIVTESNINLLFDIQKKVDAIKANYSGTMVSLTDICMKPLGKDCATQSILQYFKMDSGNYDSFGGIDHVEYCFQQYSSADTCLSAFKAPLDPSTSLGGFSGSNYSEASAFIMTYPVNNAIDKEGNDTKRAVAWEKAFIQLAKEELLPLVQSRNLTLAFSSESSVEEELKRESTADAITILISYLVMFAYISLTLGDTRRFSSFYISSKVLLGLSGVLLVMLSVLGSVGFFSAIGVKSTLIIMEVIPFLVLAVGVDNMCILVHAVKRQQFELPIEGRISNALVEVGPSITLASLSEVLAFAVGSFIPMPACRVFSMFAALAVLLDFLLQVTAFVALIAFDFLRAEDNRIDCFPCFKVSKSNSDQEKGIHLQKPGMLARYMKEYHAPFLNLWGVKVVVICVFVAFALASIALCTRIEPGLEQQIVLPRDSYLQGYFNNISEHLRIGPPLYFVVKNYNFSSGSSQTNQLCSISHCESNSLLNEIARASLVPKSSYIAKPAASWLDDFLVWLSPEAFGCCRKFTNGTFCPPNDQPPCCSANDGPCGLSPVCKECTTCFRHSDLQNDRPSTSQFGDKLPWFLSALPSADCAKGGKGAYTGSVQLKGYEDGIIQASAFRTYHTPLNKQVDYVNSMRAARDFSSRMSDSLKIDIFPYAVFYMFFEQYLSIWKTALINLAIAIGAVFVVCLVITCSLWTSAIIILVLAMIIVDMMGVMAILNVQLNAVSVVNLVMSVGIAVEFCVHITHAFLVTSGDRNQRMQEALTTMGASVFSGITLTKLVGVLVLCFSRTEIFVVYYFKMYLALVLLGFLHGLVFLPVLLSVFGPPSRCVLIEKQEDRPSTSSQF